A window from Candidatus Epulonipiscium sp. encodes these proteins:
- a CDS encoding helix-turn-helix transcriptional regulator — protein MNQKKIGEFMKELRREKSITQEQLAEIMCVSNRTVSRWETGSNLPDICIIIELADYYNVDLEELLDGERRSEKMNEELKETVLKVADFTNDEKIKLMRKLHVFSWIGVVSFIVFMILEYTDLVGLGITKNIADFCLGLAFGMLIIALLYTSKYISKFSSFKKRVLKSK, from the coding sequence ATGAATCAAAAGAAGATAGGCGAATTTATGAAAGAACTTCGTAGAGAGAAAAGTATTACCCAAGAACAATTAGCAGAAATTATGTGTGTATCCAATAGAACCGTATCCAGATGGGAAACCGGCTCAAACTTGCCAGATATATGCATAATTATTGAATTGGCAGATTATTATAATGTGGATCTCGAAGAATTATTAGATGGGGAAAGGAGAAGTGAAAAAATGAATGAAGAATTAAAAGAAACTGTATTGAAAGTTGCTGATTTTACTAATGATGAAAAAATAAAACTGATGAGGAAATTACATGTTTTTTCCTGGATTGGTGTAGTGAGTTTTATTGTTTTTATGATTTTGGAATATACTGATTTAGTTGGACTTGGTATTACTAAAAATATTGCAGATTTTTGCTTGGGGTTAGCTTTTGGAATGCTTATAATTGCTCTATTATATACCAGTAAATATATTTCAAAATTCAGCTCATTTAAGAAAAGAGTTCTTAAATCCAAATAG
- the xylA gene encoding xylose isomerase yields the protein MKEYFEGVSKIQYEGPNSTNPLAFKYYDPNKVVAGKPMKDHFRFAMSYWHTLTAMGTDVFGEGTAQRPWAGKEGMELAKARAEAGFEFMSKLGIEYFCFHDLDIAPEGNSLEEKFAYLDEISDYILELMQKTGIKCLWGTTNAFGNQRFVHGASTSPNADVFAIAAAQVKKAMDITKKLGGENYVFWGGREGYETLLNTDTALEQDNYARFLQMAVDYAKKIGFTGQFLIEPKPKEPTKHQYDFDVMTVLGFLRRYNLQDYFKVNIEANHATLAGHTFQHELNFARINGVLGSIDANQGDVMLGWDTDQFPTNIYDAVLAMYEVLKNEGIAPGGFNFDAKVRRGSFEVEDLFIGYIVGMDTFAKGLMVADQMLSDKALESFVEERYKSYTEGIGKDIVENKVGFEELTAHALKNDKVVNKSGRQEMLEDIVNKYIYTV from the coding sequence ATGAAAGAATATTTTGAAGGTGTAAGTAAGATTCAATATGAAGGACCAAATTCTACTAATCCTTTAGCATTTAAATATTATGACCCAAATAAAGTAGTGGCAGGAAAACCAATGAAAGATCATTTTAGATTTGCCATGAGTTATTGGCACACTCTAACAGCTATGGGTACTGACGTATTTGGTGAAGGAACAGCCCAAAGACCTTGGGCGGGCAAAGAAGGAATGGAATTAGCTAAGGCAAGGGCTGAGGCAGGATTCGAATTTATGAGTAAACTAGGCATAGAGTATTTTTGTTTTCATGATCTTGATATTGCCCCAGAAGGTAACTCATTAGAAGAAAAATTTGCTTACTTAGATGAGATTTCCGATTATATTTTAGAGTTAATGCAAAAGACAGGTATAAAATGCTTATGGGGAACAACTAATGCATTTGGAAACCAAAGATTTGTTCATGGGGCATCTACCTCTCCTAATGCCGATGTATTTGCTATTGCTGCTGCACAGGTTAAAAAAGCAATGGATATTACCAAAAAGCTCGGTGGAGAAAACTATGTATTTTGGGGTGGAAGAGAAGGTTATGAAACCCTGCTTAATACGGATACAGCCTTGGAGCAAGATAATTATGCAAGATTTTTGCAAATGGCAGTGGATTATGCTAAGAAAATAGGTTTCACAGGACAATTCCTAATTGAGCCTAAACCAAAAGAGCCTACAAAACATCAATACGATTTTGACGTTATGACTGTTTTAGGTTTTCTCAGAAGATACAATTTACAAGATTATTTTAAGGTGAACATAGAAGCTAATCATGCGACATTGGCAGGCCACACATTCCAACACGAACTTAACTTTGCTAGAATCAACGGTGTATTGGGAAGTATCGATGCTAACCAAGGAGATGTAATGTTAGGCTGGGATACGGATCAATTCCCAACTAATATTTATGATGCAGTTTTAGCTATGTATGAAGTACTTAAAAATGAAGGTATAGCTCCGGGAGGATTTAACTTTGATGCTAAGGTAAGAAGGGGTTCCTTTGAGGTAGAAGACCTATTTATCGGATACATTGTTGGAATGGACACCTTTGCTAAGGGACTTATGGTAGCGGATCAAATGCTTTCTGATAAGGCATTAGAAAGTTTTGTAGAAGAAAGATATAAAAGTTACACAGAGGGTATCGGAAAGGATATCGTAGAAAATAAAGTTGGGTTTGAAGAATTAACAGCTCACGCTCTTAAAAATGATAAAGTTGTTAATAAATCTGGTAGGCAGGAAATGTTAGAAGATATCGTTAACAAATACATCTACACT